TTCCCTTCTTAGCCAcggtggtcccgtggctaagactctgcgcatTAAATGCAGTGGGGAAGGTTCCATCcccgatcagggaactaagatcctgcatgcagcatggcacaacacccccccccccaaccccccgccaaaaaaagaGTAGCAATTCAATAAGAACATGTAGATTAGAGCAACTAActggaaaaaattgaaacagAGTTGATGGGAATTGATAGACCAGGCGGGTAAAACTAGTGTCCTCTATTAGTCATACCAGCCTGTCTGAGCATCCTCAGGGCTCATGTTTCTGCTAGGGACCGTCATTGATTTCTTGCTTCTGCTGTTTTTCTCTACCTCACCTGTCCCTAGCATGACATCCCTTTCCAGATAACATTTCTTCACATCACCCACTTCCCAGATATCTTCCCCCACCCAGATGTCTTTATTGCCCCGCAAACACCATGGCCACAAGGTGGATTGTGTATCAGACTTTACTGAGAGTTTGGAGTAACAGGAAGGGACTGGAGCAGAGCACAGAACAGGCAACACCTTAAAATCAACCACAAAACACCACTGTCTGGAGACCCCATCGCCCATACCCTGCAGGGGGACTTTTTCTCTGATCATATTTTGCCTTAAATCCTGGGTTGAGGAGGTCAACACCTCTTTCTCTCTGAtgctttgcattttctttctgccAGCTTCCAGTCTTCAAAAATTCTCTCCATTTCTTTCGCTGAACAGTTTACCTCTCCATCCCAAGCCCTAACTTCGTCTCAGCCAGCTACAAACTGGCTAAGATGCTCTGATGACAAAGGACCATCTCCTCCATCCTTTAGCAGctaaagcaacaacaaaagcTTGAAATTTCAGTTGGTTTTCCCTTATTATGATCAAATATTGAGATGGCTCTCCCTCCCCCATGTGTCTCTAAGGTGCAGCGGgtgtcatttaaatatttattatccaCCATCCTGAGCAAGCCCCAGGGTTCATCATATCTGTCttaagctttctttatttttattttgcaacatGTATACTagggaaaaatgaaagcaatccAAATGCTTAATAACAGGATTCTGGATAACTATGCACATGCACTAGGTGGTATGGTTTATGGCCACTAAAATGATAAATAGGAAGACTGTAGCAGAAACATGCTTATGAAGAAATGTTATGAGATACTGATTAAAATACTGTGACAGAAggcttttatgaaaaaatatattttgcatgtGGACAAAGATGAGAAGGGAACACATGGACACACAATGGAAATCACTATTATCTGGAGGCTTAGAACAGGAGTGATTTTGACATTTTCCATCTTTTGCTGAAATGTTATTATTTCCCTTTGCCACCAAAAAAGTCAAGAGATAGGGTGGGAAATATTAGCAACTCTAGGTGTGGGAAAGAAATAAGTGAGACCAGAGGACCCTCaaggcagtgcttctcaaactaaTTGATCATATCCTTCTCTAAAAACATATTGATGCATTTAATTAatgtgtgcgcatgctcagttacatccgactttttgtgaccaccctggactgtagcctgcgaggctcctctgtccatgggattttccaggcaagaacaccggagtgggttgccatttcctcctccaggggatcttcccaattcagggatagaacttgggtttcctgcattggcaggaggatgttttaccactgaaccacctgggaagctcacgtTCATGCACAGAAATCATTCAGTGGATCTTGGTAAGAGATTTCTGGGCCCCACCTGCAGAGATTAGAGTTCTGGAGGTCTGGAGTGGGGGTCCATGATTTTGGATTTCTAGCAAGTTCCTCAATGCTGCAGGTGCTATTTGTCCTTCTTCAGGGCTTGAGTAGTACAGCCCTCGGGCACCTGTTGTTCACTCCTTAGAGCTCTAAAATATCTCCAAGTGAGGTCTTCAAGACCTCTTTTTCCTCAGGATCTTTGCTGATTGGGAGTTGGTTCTGACTGGCACTGTAAATCCATGCTGATGAGCTGTTCACAGAAGTGCTTGGTATCTCTGAGGTAGTCTGCAGAGTGAAGGCTGCTGCTGGGCCTGAGGCAATGTGCAGGGTCCTTGCTCTAGTCTGTCCCCTCAGATGGAGCCTCCAATGCATTTCAGTCCACTGCCTTTGCCAGCTGTCCCTTACTGCATCCCACACCGTGGAGGGTGGCATAGGGAACAGCTGGAAATGCCCTGGAATGCCACCTGAACAGCGGTGCCCTTGTTCACTTTCAAGGTGGTCACCTAGTGGTGACGGTGCTTTGGAAAGCTATTTCGCAGGTGACCCGGGATGGGGTGGTACTGACGGCGGGGACGCGGGTGATGGGAAGGGAGCCTTGAGCTTCTTCCCAGCTGCAGGTCACTTCTGAGGGAGATGGCAGGCATGCCTTAGAGGGATAGAATAAATACCTTCAGAATCAGGGGGTGTTCGGGCGGTCTCATTTAACTTCATATTGTGTTTGCAGGATtactgatgataatgatgattatGTAGATTAATAGACACCATAGTCCTTGACGTCAGGTGCTGGGTGGGAGAGCTTGCTATGAGCATTCCTCTGACCAGGTCCTGGCTAGGAGTTCTGGTCTTTCAGAAGGGCCCTGGGAAACAAGGAAAACCCAGGGTTCCAGGTTCCTCTGAGAGAGGGGAATCCAGACCCCTCATTCTCCCAGTTCAGACCTCTGGCTTCTCCTGGGGGTGgtaaaaatcaagaaaagacaTGAATGTTTGCCCATGttctctcatttcatcctcacaacaaccttgtgAGGTAGATGTTattccctcattttacagatgaagaaattggggATCAGAGAGGCTGAGTTATTCGGGATCATAGGGCAAGAAAGTAGGAGTTGGGACTTGGGACCAGGTTTGTGGACTCTGGTCCACTATTCTTGCTGCAACATCGTAGATTTAGGTGATGGAGTGTGAGGGGGGTGAGAAGGGTgggaaaagagggaaaggagtCATTATAATCAAAAACTTATTCCTTGTCTCCCCCCACGGCACATTTACATTCAAAGCACTCCCCCTCCTGCCCTTTCATTCACATGAGGCttacacaaaacaaaaagggCAAGGTTTTTCCTCCTCCTTTATACAACGAGGGGATGGAGACGCAGAGAGgtaaagtgacttgctcaaggtcacacagccttaGAGTGACAGACAAgagtagaacccaggtcttcctgtcTGATATTCATCTCATATACTGTGTGCTCTCAAGAGGTCACTGGGTGAAATAATTTTTCATGAAGaatagtgggggaaaaaaagaaacatatgacCAACACAGATAATTATTACACCATGACCTATCCACCAATGGAATACTCTGTAGCCAGTAAAAATGATGGCTATAactagcctagacagcatattaaaaagcagagacattactttgccaaaaaaggtcaatctagtcaaggctatggtttttccagtagtcatatatggatgtgagagttggactataaagaaagctgagtgcagaagaattgatgcttttgaactgtgatgttagagaagactcttgggaatctcttggactgcaaggagatccaaccagtacatcccaaaggagatcagtcttgggtgttcactggaaggactgatgttgaagctgaaactccaatattttggccacctgatgcgaagaactgactcatttgaaaagactgtgatgctgggaaaaattgagggcaagaggagaaggggacgatagaggatgagatggctggatggcatcaccgactcgatggacatgggtttgggtagactctgggagttggtgatggacagggaggcctggcgtgctgtggttcatgaggtcacaaagagtcggacatgactgagcaactgaattgaactgaactgaagagagtttGATGACATGAGAAAGTGTTCATGCTCTAATGTGAAGTGATGCAACACCATGCACACAGTTTGACtattgaaaaatatatgtaaaaatactgAGAGAAAATATATCAAGATGGCAGCTTTGGGGAAGTGGAACTATAAGTATTATTTTCCCCCTTtccttctattatttttctgtatttttccaaacttctaaaatacacatttcatttataacaggaaaaaatatacccttctatattttagtttaaaaaaatattgctgggAAGCAGCCCCTGTGCCTTTTGTGAATTTGAATCCATCTGCTTCCCTGGGTCACCACCCTGGCTCCACTGCCAGCCCATTGGGAAGGGGCTGGGTTTCAGGTGGATGTCTGTGCTGTGCAACCCTGGGGCTAGTACGTGTGCTTCTTGGCATGATCAGGGCAAGGGTCTCCTCAAAACTGGACCACTGTTATATGATCTGTCCTGTATCCAATGCCAAATGGGGTTTGGGAGCCAGGGAAGGTGACCACCCATAGTCTCACACTGAGGCCCCAGCCTGGAACCTGGGCCTACTGACTCGCAGACCTCTCATCCCCAGACCGGCTGGCCATGGCACCGCCCACAGCATCCCACACATCTCAACCTGCTGCTCGTGTGGAAGTGGACAAGGCTAAGGTGAGCCACCTCCATCCCTAGTAGCCGAATCTGTTCCTGCTTGCCCCCAGGCGCTAGCAGGCTGGTGGCCAGGGGACGGAGGTGTGTCCCGGGGCAACCTCGTCCAGAGAGCGCCAGGGTCTTGgtccctccccactgcccctgcCCGCCCGCGCCTCAGTCATCCAGGTGCTGCTCCTCCCAGGTGGACGTGGGGATGGCGCTGTAAGGGTCCATGATGACCTTAGCGCAGCGGATGATCATCACGACGAGGAACAGGCAGAGGAAGACGAAGCAGGCCAAGGTCAGTCCTTTGTCCACGTCCACGTAGACGGGCTCAGGCGTGGGGTCCTCCATCTCTCAGTGGCAGCTTCTGGCTCCTCCTCCGGCACAGGGTTGACTGGTACCATCTTCCACCCCTGCAGAAAGCCAGGGCAGTGCAGATCAAAGGGTCATGCCCATTTGCCTgcggtgggggtaggggtggggagcagAGCACAACCCTGGGTTCTTATATGCCCCCCTGGAGTGAAAGTTGgcctcttccccttccctcctgcacGTGAGAGCTGAGACCGCATTTTCAGATGCCCACTGAGGTCTCTTCCCAGAGGGCACTCACCTGCTGGTCAGAGTGATCACCACTTCATAAGGGCCACTGGGTGGGCACGCACCCTGGGTACGGCTGCTTCAGGAGGGAGGCGGGGGTGACCAGACATCACAGCTGGAAGCCAGAGAGAGCAGTGGCCTTTCCTTTAGAGAGCAGGGACCCAAACTGGCAGCAGCTGAAACAGAATATGACAGAACAAGGCTGGTTACTTCCCATGACACCCAGACTTGAGCTGGACTGGCAGGAAAGTCTGGTCTGGAGAGTTCCTGTCTGGACATCGTGGTGGGAGCAGTCACACTTTACACCgatgcttttttcctttccttctctcttttaaaaaatatgacattaaaaattgtgataaaatagacgtaacataaaatttaccatggtGACCATGGTTAAGTCACACTCGGTGGCTTTAGGGCGTTCAAATCGTTGTGCAGCCATCACACCATCCGTCTCCAGAGCTCTCTTcaacttgcaaaactgaaactgtgCCCATGAAACAACTGGGATGAACtggaagactgggattgacatacgtacactactgatactgtgtataaaatagataactactgagaacctactgtgcagcacagggaactctactcaatgctctgtggtgacctgaatgggaaggaaatacagacagaggggatatatgtatatgtaagtcTGATTCTCTtagctgtatagcagaaactaacacaacattggagaactatattccaataaaaattaattaaaggtaaaataaaactgtaaaaaattgTTGTAAAGTatacatattataaaatttaCCAAAGTGACCATGGTGAGGTGAACAGTTCAGTGGCTTTAGGGCTGTGTTTCACAGCTGGACTCAGTCTGGCCTCTCAAACTCAGACCGAAATCCTCGGCTCAGCGTCTGCCCTAAGTTAGTATCAGAGACCCCGCACCGATTATAAAAGTCAGACCTTGGAAAAATTGTCTGGTGATTCTCCCCTGTCTTGTCTGGGGCCAGAACTGGGCCCTATAACCTGGCAACGTGCCCCAGAGGAAGGTTATGGGCATTTTTCTGGATCCTTCAGCTGGGATGAAAGCCAAGAGCGTGGATGCAAAGAACAGATTCTTCCATCCTCCAGATGGTGTGCGTTGATTAACGTTAATTACAGGGCGGACACACATCCCTTCCAGCCCCGCTTCCCAGTGAGGACCTGACGCCCAGCAGTGATGCAGCTGATCCCAGCTGCCGTTCCCTGGGAGCTGAGGGGCTGGCCTTCCCAAGGGTCAGCTCAGTGGTCCCCAGCAGAATGTAACCGTCCTTCAGCATGGAGCCTGCACAGGCCAGACACTCCATCTGCCACATTCTCGGGGTGGCTGGAGTGGAACTTGCTCCCAAGTCAGGGTTTCTGATCTGGGCCAGTGAGCAACCCTGAAGGGAACAGCTGGTGGGCTGACCTGGCACAATTGTGAAAGCAAGCAGTTTTAGGGTTTGGGTGTAGCAGATccaaatgggggcttcccaggtggcgctagtggtaatgaatccaatgcaggaaatgcaggagacatggattccattcctgggtagggatgatctcctggaggagggcatggcaacccactccagtattcttgcctggagaacccaaagacagaggagcccggtgggctgcagtccatggggttgcaaagagttggacatgagacTGAGCATGTACTCTCCTAAATGCCTTATCTCCAACTACACTCCTGTTGAGTGTCAGGACTTCAGCATATGGATTTGGGGGTGCAGAATGCAGTCAGAGCAGCATGTCAGTTTCTCAAGGGCAGGCTCCAAGACTGACCAAGGGCCATTACCAACCTGGACCCAGGACAGGCCCCTGCCTTGTGGGTTCACAGGAAATACCAGAGAAGATGCAAACTTGCTTAGCTTCTGCCCTCCGGACACTAACGGTAGGAAGgcaaggagactgaaaaagcacaTCACTTATTACTTCGGGGCTAAACAACCGGCTGTATCGACAGTGTGAATTCAATCAGGTAACAAAGACCAGAGCTGATCACGTGCAGTAATCTGCTGGTTCTATAAATAGTGGCGGAGTCATTATGAAAGGTGACCCATCAGAATCACTTCCCCAGATGACAGATGGGTTAAGTGGAAGGCATTTGCTCAGGACACAGAAGAGGCCCAGTGTCATAACCCGACACTGATTGTGTTGTCCTGTGGGAGTGCCCTCGGTGGCCCCACTCTTTCATCAGAGCAGTTAACAGGCTTGCCAGAGGGAGATGATGAGTCTGTGCTGAGATGATTAAGACCAAAAACAACTTAGGAATTTGTTTGGAAATCAGCGATTTTTAGAAGACGGCTGCTCTCGTCTCCCTGTTCTAGGCTTCAGCTGCCACATTCCCAGCCTCTGGGCAACCCTGTTTGCTTCAGACCGGGCCCCACAACCCGAACTGGCTCTGCCCAGTCTATCCTGTTACTGTTCTGAAGTCGATTTTGGTATACTGAGTGGCATGTCTCAATCAAGTTTTGTATGTTCTGTGGTTTGTCTCAAGTTTGAAGTCGAGGGGAGATTCTGCCAGCAACCAAGGACCTCTGTTCAGACCTGAATGGTGGGTatttcctccactggcaggccTTGTCCCTATACTTGTGTTCGTAAGTGGACAGTTAACCACCCCCTACATCGTCTAGTTGCTAAATATACTGGGAATGTctgttcagtagtgtctgactttttcgggactccatggactgtagccctccaggctcctctgttcatgggattctccaggcaagaatacgagagtgagttgccatttcctcctccaggggatctttctgacccagggatcgaacccatgtctcctgagtctcctacattggaagacggattctttaccactgagccacctgagaatcccAAGTGAATATATTGTGCAGTGTTAAACACACTGCACCCTTAAGCTGTTTgttcattttatcttcatttcaaaAATCTGAACATAAAGCTAGCATATACTTGAACTCTTggtgaaatttaaatattaataaaatggtaTATCCAAAAATACATACCATAACTACTACTAGGGCTGGAAAGATACATGGAGGGGATGGACTTCATGCAATATTGTGGAGAGAATTTGTTAGtttctaatatttaaatattttgattctTACATTTGATTTATAAAAAACATTGGctatttttgttctatttcccCAGGTatggaaaaatgcaaacaaatcaGTCAAAGGTGCCTAAGAACACACTGTCCAGCTACTAGAGAAGAAGCGACTCACTGGGAGGCTGTTGGAAAAATGCATcttagaagggaaaggaaaactaAAATGAAGGTGGAACAAGAGTATACCAGCTTTGGGCACTTTTGCAgtcagacagggcttccctggtggctcagatggtaaagaatctgcctgcaatgcaggagacctgggtttgatcccgaggtcgggaagatcccctggaaaagggaatgggtacccactccagtatccttgcctggagaattccatggacaaaagtaGCCATATAGTGAGGGGAAAGAAACTGCACAAAGATATGGAGGGTTTCATCAGCGGTCTTGCTGACACTGTAACATCAAGATCTGaggcatgggacttccctggtggtccaatggttaagtcTCTGTTCTTccgatgcagggggcacaggttcgatccctgactggggaagtTCTGCATGCGGTGTGGTAtggcagaaaaaataaaagaagaaagtccGGTGCCCTTCCCAGTCTGCTGATCCACCAGGTGTGGCAGTCATAGCCTTGGTTGTGGCAAAAATGACAAGAACAGTCAGAGGAAGGGCATCACTAAGAGACCATGAGAGGCAATGAGAGGAGAACAGGGTCAAGGCTCTTCTTGTCCTTATACTAAAAGATCTGTTATTTGTGGTAACCTTAGTGAACTTCTGTTCCTTATAGAATCACTCTCAAATAGAAAACACGACTTTCTAGTGACTCTAGATGATTCTCAAAAAGaaatcttcatttctgaaaggCAGTAAATTGAATAGTGCCAAGAAGGGCACTAGCTTTCTACTGGTTATGAggagcaggttaaaaaaaaaaaaaaagataacgcTACATTGTTAAAGTGTATATGTTACTTGTTAGTCCtaaattttttatgaaataaaaagacacttactccttggaaggaaagtgtgaccaacttagacagcatagacttccctggtggctcagatggtaaagcatctgcttacaatgcaggagacccaggttcgatccctgggttgggaagatcctctggagaaggaaatggcaactcactccagtactcttgcctggaaaatcccatggatggaggagcgttgtaggctacagtccatggagtctcaaagagtcggacacaactgagcgacttcacttagacagcatatttaaaagcaaagacattactgtgccaacaagcTATTTGATTTTAATAAcgttaaaaaataatgattgagCTAATGAGAAAATTaagtctagtcaagactatggtttttccagtagtcatgtatggatgtgagagttgaactataaagaaagctgagtgccgaagaactgatgcttttgaactgtggtgttggagaagactcttgagagtcccctggactgcaaggagatccaaccagtccatcctaaaggaaatcagtcctgaatgttcattggaaggactgatgttaaagctgtaactccaatcctttggccacctgatgcgaagagctaactcatttgaaaagaccctgatgctgggaaagattgagggtgggaggagaaggggatgacagaggatgagatggctggctggcatcaccaactcaatggacatgagtttgagtaaactcccggagttggtgatggacagggaggcctggcgtgctgcagtccatcggatcgcaaagagctggacacgactgagcaactaactgaactgaactgaactgagtcctaaATTGTATCCCAGtcttttgtgaccttatggactatagctcaccaggctcctctgtccataggatcttccaggtaagaatattggagtgagctgccatttccttctccaggggatcttccccacccagggatggaacctgtgtcttctgcattggcaggtggattctttaccactgagccacctgggaagcccaaatatagctataaaacaatgtaaatgttaaaaaaagaattaaaaatataaaagttacatAACAAAAACTTCATAAAGATAACTTGTATCTAAAATTCTgcattatttcaataaaaactaGTAGAGGGAAGGTGGAACTAaatcaaaatgtaataaaatttttatatcatttgggtagtgtaaatattttaataaattcaataatttaatgcaaattttattttaatactgaTAGAACAGTGTAGATTAAGATACATTTAAAGATAACTCTAGGAGAACGATATAAAATAATTGACTATTAAATTAGTtagctgaatagacatttttcttgcCTATAGGGAATATACACTGGTTTTAAATGTTTACAGAATAGTTACAAAAATTGATTTGATgtttatttacaaagaaaacatctatacattttaaaaagtagaaattttaCAGGCtatattttctgaccacaaaaGATCAAACAAACTAACAGAGCAACAAGCTATTTGattttaataatgttaaaaaataatgattgagCTAATGAGAAAATTAAGCATAATTacagaatatttagaaaatcACTCTAATGAGAATACTACATATTAGAAGTTATGGAGTGAGGTGAGTGACAGCTGTTTATTATACTCAGGgccaaaaccatagctttcatgATTGAACAAGAAGAATTAAATgcagggaaagaagaaataaactggGACCATTATAAAAACAGCATCAAGGAAATCTGGAAGATGaaataagaattaaaagcagAATTTAACAATTCACAAAACAGAGCACcagtagaattaaaaataaaccacAGAGAAAGGTCTTTATAATAGTTTGAACCTGGATAAACCTCTGGCAAAATTAAtctagaaagaaagaggaaagacaaGTATACACCTTTAAGAATGAGAAGAGCCAACTGACTGGAAAAGAACcagacgctgggaaagattgagggcaggagatgaagggggtggaggatgagatggttgaatggcatcatcgactcaatcagcgtgagtttgagcaaactctgggagatggtgaaggacagagaagcctggcatgctgcagttcacggggtcgccaagagtcagacacgactgagcgactgaacaaccacaggaGTGAGAAAGAGGCTATAACCAAGGATTCTAAGGAGATTAAAAACAGAAGGGGTGGTGCTGTGTAAAACCCATCagtacatttggaaaactcaatgaTATGGATGTTTTCTAGAATGTAAATGGTCAAAATGGACTAAAAATGTACTGGAACATAAAATTAAGCAATCTCCATGAGGTGTTTGTCAAGAGGGTCTAAGCAATCCAAGTTGGGCTGGGGTACAGCAGCCAGACCAAGGCCAAGTCCGTGAAGCTGCATAAAGTCCTCCAGGGCATCATGGTCTACCTGGAGTGCCCCTGGACTGAAGGGCACCCCTCCTTGTTCTGAGAACTGGGGACAGCCTGGGAGCCACCATTAGGATTCCTCTCCTCTCGTTCATCTGTGCTCCCCTTTGCCACTCTGAGATTACAAAACAACAAGAACACATTCCTTGCCAATATTTCTACTGAACAGCTCAAGCGCCAATGTCACCAAGTTTGAATACATTTCCTGGGACTAAGAAGTCCCCAAGGTGCTTATTTATGACCAAAGGGCGAGTTGGCTCATGCCTTCCAGATAGAGTGTCCTCCTAGTACCCGAAGGATGCCACATCACCTGGGGAAGATGGTTGATATTAACAGCTAGGAAGTTTTTACTTTACAGCATAGGTAGTTCTCCCAGGTGTGGGCTCTTCCAGCCTTCCCAAGAGCTCGGTCAAGACACCCTGGGAAGAGACCCAGCTTCTTAGCTTTGCTGCTATACACCAACCATATTCCTGGGCCTCTAGTTAACCTCCAGGATGGCTGATTGCCATCCATCCCAGGATCCACAGCCCCAGAGGTTCAAACCATTcctctcctgggacttcccttctggtccagtggttaagaatccaccttgcaatgcaggggatgcaggtttaatccctgattggggaactaagatcctacatggctTGAGGCAgctaagctcatgtgccacagctagaggACCCAGGCATCATaacgaagatcccatgtgcctcaaccaagatctgatgcagccaaataaatacgaaaatgctactctctcaattcatcccactttctccttccccttcaagagggaggggatttatgtatacctatggctgattcactttgttggtactgcagaaaccaacagaacaatTGCcatccaaattaaaaaagaaaagcaaaagcaaaaaaaaaaaaaaagcattcctcTTGTACAACGCAAACCAACATAACAATtattatccaattaaaaaataaaaataaaaaaccaaaaaccaaccCATTCCTTTCTTAAGAGACCCCCAATTCCAGGCAGGGACCTGCCCCAAAGTCTAATGCTTTTATCCTCACGATGACTTTATTTTAGAGGCTGTGTTGCTCT
The nucleotide sequence above comes from Bubalus kerabau isolate K-KA32 ecotype Philippines breed swamp buffalo chromosome 19, PCC_UOA_SB_1v2, whole genome shotgun sequence. Encoded proteins:
- the CTXND1 gene encoding cortexin domain-containing 1 protein; this translates as MEDPTPEPVYVDVDKGLTLACFVFLCLFLVVMIIRCAKVIMDPYSAIPTSTWEEQHLDD